A genomic segment from Stappia indica encodes:
- a CDS encoding ATP-binding cassette domain-containing protein, whose amino-acid sequence MSEKVMSDIVMELRDVRRTYSLSGGMFGKPRDLHALDGVSLQLHRGEVLALVGESGSGKSTLSRILLGLEAPTSGEVFLDGAPVASIRRRAFAARVQPVFQDPYSSLNPRKTVRQIIEAPLVIAGGVAASERLRRVRELLDILRMPERMLEAYPSQMSGGQRQRVAIARALISRPEIVVCDEPTSALDVSVQAEVLNLLMELRAEFGLTYLFISHDLAVVEYIADRVAVMQSGRLVEVAGAEALFAAPQHDYTRRLLASALTVPAASPNT is encoded by the coding sequence ATGAGCGAGAAAGTCATGAGCGACATCGTCATGGAACTGCGCGACGTGCGCCGCACCTATAGCCTCAGCGGCGGCATGTTCGGCAAGCCGCGCGATCTGCATGCGCTCGACGGCGTCAGCCTTCAGCTGCATCGCGGCGAGGTTCTGGCGCTGGTCGGCGAATCCGGTTCCGGCAAGAGCACCCTGTCGCGCATTCTGCTCGGGCTCGAGGCCCCCACCTCCGGCGAGGTCTTCCTCGACGGCGCGCCGGTCGCCTCGATCCGCCGCCGCGCCTTCGCCGCCCGCGTCCAGCCGGTGTTCCAGGATCCCTATTCCTCGCTCAACCCGCGCAAGACCGTGCGCCAGATCATCGAGGCGCCGCTGGTCATCGCCGGCGGGGTCGCGGCGTCCGAGCGGCTGCGCCGGGTGCGCGAGCTGCTCGACATCCTGCGCATGCCGGAGCGCATGCTGGAGGCCTATCCGAGCCAGATGTCCGGCGGCCAGCGCCAGCGCGTCGCGATCGCCCGCGCGCTGATCTCGCGGCCCGAGATCGTCGTGTGCGACGAGCCGACCTCCGCGCTCGACGTCTCCGTGCAGGCGGAGGTTCTCAACCTCCTGATGGAGCTGCGGGCCGAGTTCGGCCTCACCTATCTCTTCATCAGCCACGATCTTGCGGTGGTCGAATACATCGCCGACCGGGTCGCGGTCATGCAGTCGGGCCGCCTCGTCGAGGTGGCGGGCGCCGAAGCCCTCTTCGCCGCCCCGCAGCACGACTACACCCGCCGCCTGCTCGCCTCCGCGCTCACCGTGCCGGCTGCCAGCCCGAACACCTGA
- the menC gene encoding o-succinylbenzoate synthase has protein sequence MTRPIAARQLPLTIDSAELHIVRLPLISPFTTSTGTMHEKVFPLLVLKSGELEGYAEGVMDPLPDYLDDTISATTYFLREAILPNVVGKSFENPQELEKVLAPWRGHWMAKATVEMAFWDLWAKALGLPLKTLLGGTGDKVAVGVSLGLQDIEATVEAAKRHHAQGYKRIKLKIEPGHDVELVARVRAALPDARMSVDANTAYSLADLRVLKALDAYDLEYIEQPLAYDDIHDHAVLQSRIATAVCLDESIRSAADARKALASDAARVVNIKVGRVGGHLEARRIHDIAEAWSVPVWCGGMLESGIGRAHNIHMSTLPNFRKPGDTSSARRYFRKDLTVEWLETEDGMMPVPEGPGIGVRLDREFLESISSERETFGAAA, from the coding sequence ATGACACGCCCCATCGCCGCCCGGCAATTGCCCCTCACCATCGACAGCGCCGAACTGCACATCGTCCGCCTGCCGCTGATCTCGCCCTTCACCACCTCCACCGGCACCATGCACGAGAAGGTGTTTCCGCTGCTGGTGCTGAAGTCCGGCGAGCTGGAAGGCTATGCCGAGGGCGTGATGGACCCGCTGCCCGACTATCTCGACGACACCATCTCCGCCACCACCTACTTCCTGCGCGAGGCGATCCTGCCCAACGTCGTCGGCAAAAGCTTCGAGAACCCGCAGGAGCTGGAAAAGGTGCTCGCCCCCTGGCGCGGCCACTGGATGGCCAAGGCCACCGTCGAGATGGCGTTCTGGGACCTGTGGGCCAAGGCGCTCGGCCTGCCGCTCAAGACCCTGCTCGGCGGCACCGGCGACAAGGTCGCCGTCGGCGTCTCGCTCGGCCTGCAGGACATCGAGGCGACCGTCGAGGCGGCCAAGCGCCACCACGCGCAAGGCTACAAGCGCATCAAGCTGAAGATCGAGCCGGGCCACGATGTCGAGCTCGTCGCCAGGGTCCGCGCCGCCCTGCCGGACGCGCGCATGAGCGTCGATGCCAACACCGCCTATTCGCTCGCGGATCTGCGCGTGCTGAAGGCGCTCGACGCCTACGACCTGGAATATATCGAGCAGCCGCTCGCCTATGACGACATCCACGACCACGCCGTGCTGCAGTCGCGCATCGCCACGGCCGTCTGCCTCGACGAGAGCATCCGCTCGGCTGCCGACGCGCGCAAGGCGCTGGCGAGCGATGCCGCCCGCGTCGTCAACATCAAGGTCGGGCGCGTCGGCGGCCATCTCGAAGCCCGGCGCATCCATGACATCGCCGAGGCCTGGAGCGTCCCGGTTTGGTGCGGCGGCATGCTGGAATCGGGCATCGGCCGTGCCCACAACATCCACATGTCGACCCTGCCGAACTTCCGCAAGCCCGGCGACACGTCGAGCGCGCGGCGCTATTTCCGCAAGGACCTGACGGTGGAATGGCTGGAGACCGAGGACGGCATGATGCCGGTTCCGGAAGGCCCCGGCATCGGCGTGCGCCTCGACCGGGAGTTCCTGGAGAGCATCTCCAGCGAGCGCGAGACCTTCGGCGCGGCGGCGTAA
- a CDS encoding AbrB family transcriptional regulator codes for MTGARWRSLAVALSAGLAGAGAATLAGLPAAALIGSTVAVTLAALSGLAPAVPGLLRNCAFLVIGVTLGAGVTPHFLSDIAKWPVSLAMLAATIAAVMVVSGTILQRGYGLDAATARLATSPGALSYCLSLAASGVGDLRAVMVLQSLRLLVITVLLPPVIALLDSAPSGAVLTTMGEIGYGAAVVILIAGFAAGLAGDRIGVPAAYLLAGLILSAATHAAGLVEGRLPLPLTFLGFTVTGAVIGARFSGLTGKELRRLGVAGLAAASVALAISAAASWLTAAMTGLPFGQVWVAFAPGGVEAMSSMALALGYDPVYVATHHVFRILALFAAMPFLVGRRKGG; via the coding sequence ATGACGGGCGCGCGGTGGCGCAGCCTTGCCGTCGCCCTTTCGGCCGGGCTTGCCGGAGCGGGAGCGGCGACGCTGGCAGGACTGCCCGCCGCCGCGCTGATCGGCAGCACCGTTGCGGTGACGCTCGCCGCACTCTCGGGCCTTGCGCCCGCCGTGCCGGGCCTGCTGCGCAACTGCGCCTTCCTGGTGATCGGCGTGACCCTGGGGGCCGGGGTCACGCCGCATTTTCTCTCCGACATCGCCAAGTGGCCGGTGAGCCTTGCCATGCTGGCGGCGACCATCGCCGCGGTGATGGTGGTGTCGGGCACGATCCTGCAGCGCGGCTACGGGCTCGATGCGGCGACCGCGCGGCTCGCCACCTCGCCCGGCGCGCTGAGCTACTGCCTGTCGCTGGCCGCCTCCGGCGTCGGCGACCTGCGCGCCGTCATGGTGCTGCAGAGCCTGCGGCTGCTGGTGATCACGGTGCTGCTGCCGCCGGTGATCGCGCTGCTCGACAGCGCCCCTAGCGGGGCGGTGCTGACGACGATGGGCGAGATCGGCTACGGCGCGGCGGTGGTGATCCTGATCGCCGGGTTCGCGGCCGGGCTTGCCGGCGACCGGATCGGCGTGCCGGCGGCCTATCTGCTGGCCGGCCTGATATTGAGCGCTGCGACCCATGCGGCCGGCCTCGTCGAGGGACGGCTGCCGCTGCCGCTGACCTTCCTCGGCTTCACGGTGACGGGCGCGGTGATCGGCGCAAGGTTCAGCGGGTTGACGGGCAAGGAATTGCGGCGGCTCGGCGTTGCCGGCCTTGCCGCTGCCAGCGTGGCGCTGGCGATCTCCGCGGCGGCGAGCTGGCTCACCGCCGCGATGACCGGGCTGCCGTTCGGGCAGGTGTGGGTCGCCTTCGCGCCGGGCGGCGTGGAGGCGATGTCGTCGATGGCGCTGGCGCTCGGCTACGACCCGGTCTACGTCGCAACGCATCACGTCTTCCGCATCCTGGCGCTGTTCGCCGCGATGCCGTTCCTCGTCGGCCGCCGCAAGGGCGGGTAG
- a CDS encoding tripartite tricarboxylate transporter permease: protein MDAVISGLSAGFAVALQPFNLSLVLIGCFAGTLIGALPGIGPINGVAILLPIAYGLGLPPESALILLAGIYYGAEYGGRISSILLNVPGDAGAVMTTLDGNPLAKRGEAGRALSLSAVASFFGGTFAVVLMSLSGPALASYAVTFSPSDYVALMVFAFASLASLVGSNSVKTLLAAVMGLMLASIGIDANTGVARYTFGIPDILAGIDFLVVVIGLFGMAELLHLVEQQVTGKLKPLALDKSFVSMKDLAFTKWTILRGSVIGFFIGILPGTGASVASAVAYGTEKRVAPNSENFGKGDLRGLAAPESANNAAAGGAMVPMLTLGIPGSGTTAILLGALLLFNVTPGPLMFEQRPEIAWGLIASMYIGNVALLVINLPLVGLFARLLTIPQQYLTPLIAVLAFIGVYSVVSNPHDLYMITLLGVFGWILRKLDFSLAPVILGFVLGGLFEDNLRRALSISGGDWSILVNSGNAIMLYVLAAVVVVVPIWLGRRKKKVVEA from the coding sequence ATGGACGCTGTAATTTCCGGGCTGTCTGCGGGCTTTGCCGTAGCCTTGCAGCCCTTCAATCTTTCGCTCGTTCTCATCGGCTGCTTCGCCGGCACCCTGATCGGCGCGCTGCCGGGCATCGGCCCGATCAACGGCGTGGCGATCCTGCTGCCCATCGCCTACGGCCTCGGCCTGCCGCCGGAGTCTGCGCTGATCCTGCTCGCCGGCATCTATTACGGCGCCGAATACGGCGGGCGCATTTCCTCGATCCTGCTCAACGTGCCGGGCGATGCCGGCGCGGTGATGACGACGCTGGACGGCAATCCGCTGGCCAAGCGCGGCGAAGCGGGACGGGCGCTGTCGCTGTCGGCGGTCGCCTCGTTCTTCGGCGGCACCTTCGCGGTGGTGCTGATGTCCCTGAGCGGCCCGGCGCTGGCCTCCTATGCGGTGACCTTCTCGCCGTCCGACTACGTGGCGCTGATGGTCTTCGCCTTCGCGAGCCTTGCCTCGCTGGTCGGCAGCAACTCGGTCAAGACGCTGCTCGCCGCCGTGATGGGCCTGATGCTCGCCTCGATCGGCATCGACGCCAACACGGGCGTTGCCCGCTACACGTTCGGCATTCCCGACATTCTCGCCGGCATCGACTTCCTGGTCGTCGTCATCGGCCTGTTCGGCATGGCCGAGCTGTTGCACCTCGTGGAACAGCAGGTCACGGGCAAGCTGAAGCCGCTGGCGCTGGACAAGAGCTTCGTCTCGATGAAGGACCTTGCCTTCACCAAGTGGACGATCCTGCGCGGCTCGGTGATCGGCTTCTTCATCGGCATCCTGCCGGGCACCGGCGCCTCGGTCGCCTCCGCCGTCGCCTATGGCACGGAAAAGCGCGTGGCGCCGAATTCGGAGAACTTCGGCAAGGGCGACCTTCGCGGTCTCGCAGCGCCGGAATCGGCCAACAACGCGGCCGCGGGCGGCGCCATGGTGCCGATGCTCACCCTCGGCATCCCCGGCTCGGGCACGACGGCGATCCTGCTGGGCGCGCTGCTGCTGTTCAACGTGACGCCGGGTCCGCTGATGTTCGAACAGCGGCCGGAAATCGCCTGGGGCCTGATCGCGTCGATGTATATCGGCAACGTCGCGCTGCTGGTCATCAACCTGCCGCTGGTCGGGCTGTTCGCCCGCCTGCTGACCATCCCGCAGCAGTACCTGACGCCGCTGATCGCGGTGCTGGCCTTCATCGGCGTCTACTCGGTCGTCAGCAACCCGCACGATCTCTACATGATCACGCTGCTCGGCGTGTTCGGCTGGATCCTGCGCAAGCTCGACTTCTCGCTGGCCCCGGTGATCCTCGGCTTCGTGCTGGGCGGGCTTTTCGAGGACAACCTGCGCCGTGCCCTGTCGATCTCGGGCGGCGACTGGTCGATCCTCGTCAACTCCGGCAATGCCATCATGCTCTACGTGCTGGCGGCCGTCGTGGTGGTCGTGCCGATCTGGCTCGGCCGTCGCAAGAAGAAGGTCGTCGAGGCATGA
- a CDS encoding tripartite tricarboxylate transporter TctB family protein, with translation MADRVFAGAILVIALLYTYIAFTVIKAPFQYDPLGPESWPKLLGIVASLCAIYLIARPDVERLKADLGTLGRLALVVVMLLAYGRLFEPLGFLVSTWVFCTAFGIMLGAAPLKAFAFGAVTGTVGYFACTRLLELNLPAGLLNHIL, from the coding sequence ATGGCAGACCGCGTCTTTGCGGGCGCGATTCTCGTGATCGCGCTGCTCTATACCTACATCGCCTTCACAGTCATCAAGGCGCCGTTCCAGTACGACCCGCTGGGCCCGGAAAGCTGGCCCAAGCTGCTCGGCATCGTCGCCAGCCTTTGCGCGATCTACCTGATTGCGCGGCCGGATGTCGAAAGGCTCAAGGCCGATCTCGGCACGCTGGGCCGTCTGGCGCTGGTCGTCGTCATGCTGCTGGCCTACGGACGCCTGTTCGAGCCGCTCGGCTTCCTGGTGTCGACCTGGGTCTTCTGCACCGCATTCGGCATCATGCTCGGCGCAGCCCCGCTCAAGGCCTTCGCCTTCGGCGCGGTCACCGGCACGGTCGGCTATTTCGCCTGCACCCGCCTGCTGGAGCTGAACCTGCCCGCCGGCCTGCTCAACCACATTCTGTGA
- a CDS encoding tripartite tricarboxylate transporter substrate binding protein: protein MKLFKTAAAALIAAGLATPVFAADITKPECIAPAQPGGGFDLTCRVAQTGLQGQFDTPMQVSFMPGGIGAVAINLFNTTRTDDPNAIVAFSSGSLLNIATGKYGQWTENDVRFLATAGADFGAVVVRADSPYEKLSDLMDAVKADVSSVVFGAGGSVGSQDWMKGALLLRAIEQDPKKMRYVAFDGGGESIAALLGGSIQVYMGDVGEMVSHMGTGKLRILAVMSDKRLDAPFADIPTVKELGYDAEWTILRGYYMGKNVSDEAYNAWVEKFQAAFATEEFAKLQKEKGLMPLNLAGAELDESIKQRIARLREIAREAGLIQ from the coding sequence ATGAAACTCTTCAAGACCGCGGCCGCGGCGCTGATCGCCGCCGGCCTCGCCACCCCTGTATTCGCCGCCGACATCACCAAGCCCGAGTGCATCGCGCCGGCGCAGCCGGGCGGCGGCTTCGACCTGACCTGCCGCGTCGCCCAGACCGGTCTGCAGGGCCAGTTCGACACGCCGATGCAGGTCAGCTTCATGCCGGGCGGCATCGGCGCCGTGGCGATCAACCTGTTCAACACCACCCGCACCGACGACCCGAACGCCATCGTCGCCTTCTCGTCCGGCTCGCTGCTCAACATCGCCACCGGCAAGTACGGCCAGTGGACCGAGAACGACGTGCGCTTCCTGGCCACCGCTGGCGCCGACTTCGGCGCGGTCGTGGTGCGCGCCGACAGCCCGTACGAGAAGCTGTCCGACCTGATGGACGCGGTGAAGGCCGACGTCTCGTCCGTCGTCTTCGGCGCCGGCGGCTCGGTCGGTTCGCAGGACTGGATGAAGGGCGCGCTGCTGCTGCGCGCCATCGAGCAGGATCCGAAGAAGATGCGCTACGTCGCCTTCGACGGCGGCGGCGAGTCCATCGCGGCGCTGCTCGGCGGCAGCATCCAGGTCTACATGGGCGACGTCGGCGAGATGGTCTCCCATATGGGCACCGGCAAGCTGCGCATCCTGGCCGTGATGTCCGACAAGCGCCTCGACGCGCCCTTCGCCGACATCCCGACCGTCAAGGAGCTGGGCTACGACGCCGAGTGGACCATCCTGCGCGGCTACTACATGGGCAAGAACGTCTCGGACGAGGCGTACAACGCCTGGGTCGAGAAGTTCCAGGCGGCTTTCGCCACCGAGGAGTTCGCCAAGCTGCAGAAGGAAAAGGGCCTGATGCCGCTGAACCTCGCCGGCGCGGAACTCGACGAGTCGATCAAGCAGCGCATCGCGCGCCTGCGCGAGATCGCCCGCGAAGCCGGCCTGATCCAGTAA
- a CDS encoding response regulator transcription factor: MRIVLVEDNDELAEAIIDRFRGEGHAIDREADGEQASELLRYKTFDLILLDVNLPGRNGFEILRQLRLSGNHTPVMLLTARSEIDDRVVGLDAGADDYIVKPFDLRELAARCRALARRRAGESSNLFIAGNFTFDRAAKRATVDGQDVDLRQREVQLLEVMIGNIGRVLSKEEVADKLYTFEEVPTLNAVEQIMTRLRRKLEGAAFSIRTIRGLGYIASVRDE, from the coding sequence ATGCGGATCGTGCTTGTGGAGGACAATGACGAACTTGCAGAGGCGATCATCGATCGCTTCCGCGGGGAAGGTCATGCCATCGACCGGGAGGCCGACGGCGAGCAGGCGAGCGAGCTGCTGCGCTACAAGACCTTCGACCTCATCCTGCTGGACGTGAACCTGCCGGGCCGCAACGGCTTCGAGATCCTCCGCCAGCTCCGCCTCAGCGGCAACCACACGCCCGTCATGCTGCTCACCGCCCGCTCCGAGATCGACGACCGCGTCGTCGGGCTGGATGCCGGGGCCGACGACTACATCGTCAAGCCGTTCGACCTGCGCGAGCTGGCCGCCCGCTGCCGGGCGCTGGCCCGCCGCCGCGCCGGCGAATCCAGCAACCTGTTCATCGCCGGCAACTTCACCTTCGACCGCGCCGCCAAGCGCGCCACCGTCGACGGCCAGGACGTCGACCTGCGCCAGCGCGAGGTGCAGCTGTTGGAGGTGATGATCGGCAATATCGGCCGCGTCCTGTCCAAGGAGGAGGTCGCCGACAAGCTCTACACCTTCGAGGAAGTGCCGACGCTGAACGCCGTCGAGCAGATCATGACGCGGCTGCGGCGCAAGCTGGAGGGCGCGGCCTTCTCCATCCGCACCATCCGCGGCCTTGGCTATATCGCGAGCGTCCGCGACGAATGA
- a CDS encoding sensor histidine kinase — MTLPPPLPEARAVPYSLRRRLTVGMVAGFLALLVVLSIGLWTYARNAANQTYDLLLAGSAIAILERISPTPDGLIVDIPSSALEIVGLAKEDRVFYRVFRLSGRTLTGDPDLPLPPGGVRAGDQPRFFDAPYSRETSRFVLQGKLIIEPTGPDWIMLQLGHTRLARDAMQMDLFSKGLAGLVAIAVLGLVFMRLGINRAMAPLAGIEADIRGREPSDMTPLDAKPPREVEGLIGAINDFMGRLVTSKEHAQSFIADVAHQMRTSLAALQGQLQLAAEQDEPERMRQRLERASEQATRTIRLTNQLLSHAMVTHRGIDEPVEKIDLMPLIRTSVEEFLRHPETEGIDIAVLHDDLPVGSALLVADPVALREALRNLLDNAARHGPKDIRIDIGLSRTRIDEREALCISLDDSGPGIPAAEREKVLERFYSLNRAGGGSGIGLSIVNAVARSHGGRLALGDSRLGGLRVELDLPVDGPA, encoded by the coding sequence ATGACGCTGCCGCCGCCCCTGCCCGAGGCACGCGCCGTGCCCTACTCGCTGCGCCGCCGGCTCACGGTCGGCATGGTGGCGGGCTTCCTGGCGCTCCTCGTCGTCTTGTCCATCGGCCTGTGGACCTATGCGCGCAACGCCGCCAACCAGACCTACGACCTGCTGCTCGCCGGCTCGGCCATCGCCATCCTGGAGCGCATCTCGCCGACGCCCGACGGGCTGATCGTCGACATTCCCTCCTCCGCGCTGGAGATCGTCGGCCTTGCCAAGGAAGACCGCGTCTTCTACCGCGTCTTCCGCCTCAGCGGCCGCACCCTGACCGGCGACCCGGACCTGCCGCTGCCCCCCGGCGGCGTGCGCGCCGGCGACCAGCCCCGCTTCTTCGATGCGCCCTACAGCCGCGAGACCTCCCGCTTCGTGCTGCAGGGCAAGCTGATCATCGAGCCGACCGGCCCGGACTGGATCATGCTGCAGCTCGGCCACACGCGGCTTGCCCGCGACGCCATGCAGATGGACCTCTTTTCCAAGGGGCTTGCCGGCCTCGTCGCCATCGCCGTGCTCGGCCTCGTCTTCATGCGCCTCGGCATCAACCGGGCGATGGCCCCGCTCGCCGGCATCGAGGCCGACATCCGCGGCCGCGAGCCCTCCGACATGACCCCGCTCGACGCCAAGCCGCCGCGCGAGGTGGAGGGGCTGATCGGCGCCATCAACGATTTCATGGGCCGCCTCGTCACCAGCAAGGAGCACGCCCAGTCCTTCATCGCCGATGTCGCCCACCAGATGCGCACCTCGCTCGCCGCGCTGCAGGGGCAGCTGCAGCTGGCGGCCGAGCAGGACGAGCCCGAGCGCATGCGCCAGCGGCTGGAGCGGGCCTCGGAGCAGGCGACGCGCACCATCCGCCTCACCAACCAGCTGCTGTCGCATGCCATGGTCACCCATCGCGGCATCGACGAGCCGGTCGAGAAGATCGACCTGATGCCGCTGATCCGTACCTCGGTCGAGGAGTTCCTGCGCCATCCGGAGACCGAGGGCATCGACATCGCCGTGCTGCACGACGACCTGCCGGTCGGCTCCGCCCTGCTCGTCGCCGATCCGGTGGCGCTGCGCGAGGCCCTGCGCAACCTGCTCGACAATGCCGCGCGGCACGGGCCGAAGGACATCCGCATCGATATCGGCCTGTCGCGCACGCGCATCGACGAGCGCGAAGCCCTGTGCATCTCGCTCGACGACAGCGGCCCCGGCATTCCGGCGGCCGAGCGCGAGAAGGTGCTGGAGCGTTTCTATTCGCTGAACCGGGCGGGCGGCGGATCCGGCATCGGTCTCAGCATCGTCAACGCGGTCGCGCGCAGCCATGGCGGCCGCCTCGCCCTCGGCGACAGCCGGCTCGGCGGGCTGCGCGTCGAACTGGACCTGCCGGTCGACGGACCGGCCTGA
- a CDS encoding ABC transporter substrate-binding protein yields MTLATLAMRRPGALRRPLAAVLGAAALVLPLALTGIGPARAETRLTIYSATDTSAMTAVIARFEATHPAVKVEYVEYNTSELYEAIASHSHLVDVVISSSMDLQAKLVNSGDAYAFRPPNADALPEWARWRGELYGFTWEPVVMVYNKAAFADRPLPQTRSELAGMIRDDPDFFRGRVGTYDIHLSGVGYLFATQDAQRGYQFSRVAESFGRARARTFCCTREVLDRVASGELVYGYNMIGSYTLGVVRQDERIGYYLLDDYTLVMSRTAFIPETAPNKRAAVSFVNFLLSPEGQAAIATSPELIPLLPEATIASGHSGVPGTEGRSLLPIRLGTGLLTYLDRLKKEAFLADWSAAMQVETASQ; encoded by the coding sequence ATGACGCTTGCGACCCTTGCCATGAGACGCCCTGGCGCCCTGCGCCGGCCCCTTGCCGCCGTGCTCGGCGCGGCAGCGCTGGTCCTGCCGCTGGCTCTGACCGGCATCGGCCCCGCCCGGGCCGAGACGCGACTCACCATCTACAGCGCCACCGACACCTCGGCCATGACGGCGGTGATCGCCCGCTTCGAGGCGACCCACCCGGCGGTCAAGGTCGAGTATGTCGAATACAACACCTCCGAGCTCTACGAGGCCATCGCCTCGCACAGCCATCTGGTCGACGTGGTCATCAGCTCCTCGATGGACCTGCAGGCGAAGCTGGTGAACAGCGGCGATGCCTACGCCTTCCGCCCGCCCAATGCCGATGCCCTGCCCGAATGGGCGCGCTGGCGCGGCGAGCTCTACGGCTTCACCTGGGAGCCGGTGGTGATGGTCTACAACAAGGCGGCCTTCGCCGACCGGCCGCTGCCGCAGACGCGGTCCGAGCTCGCCGGCATGATCCGCGACGATCCCGATTTCTTCCGCGGCCGGGTCGGCACCTACGACATTCACCTGTCCGGCGTCGGCTACCTCTTCGCCACCCAGGACGCCCAGCGCGGCTACCAGTTCTCGCGCGTCGCCGAATCCTTCGGCCGCGCCCGCGCCCGTACCTTCTGCTGCACCCGCGAAGTGCTCGACCGGGTCGCCAGCGGCGAGCTGGTCTACGGCTACAACATGATCGGCTCCTACACGCTCGGCGTGGTCCGCCAGGACGAACGCATCGGCTACTACCTGCTCGACGACTACACGCTGGTGATGAGCCGCACCGCCTTTATCCCCGAAACCGCGCCGAACAAGCGGGCCGCCGTTTCCTTCGTCAATTTTCTGCTGTCGCCGGAGGGCCAGGCGGCCATTGCCACCTCGCCGGAACTTATCCCCCTCCTGCCCGAGGCGACCATCGCCTCCGGTCACAGCGGCGTTCCGGGCACCGAAGGGCGCTCGCTGCTGCCCATCCGGCTCGGCACCGGCCTGCTCACCTATCTCGACCGGTTGAAGAAGGAGGCCTTCCTCGCCGACTGGTCGGCGGCGATGCAGGTGGAGACCGCCTCGCAGTAG
- a CDS encoding ABC transporter ATP-binding protein, with translation MADIRLEGIVKDYGSVRAIHGVSLNIQDGEFVAFVGPSGCGKSTMLRMIAGLEEISGGVLKIGERVVNDVEPRDRDVAMVFQDYALYPHMSVAENIGFGLKMRGLKASEIEPKVREAARILQIEAYLDRKPGQLSGGQRQRVAMGRAIVRKPAVFLFDEPLSNLDAKLRVEMRTQIKRLHAMLKTTTVYVTHDQTEAMTLADRVVVLRGGKIVQQGHPIELYSRPNCRFVGEFIGSPQMNVFSGNIDRSGGSPVLRVGDAALRLGEVAAADGARIDVGIRPEHLAFAGDKGGAIAPVVEVFEPLGSDTMAICRLGGQELTARLAPTVALRPNERISLDYALADLHYFDGENGARIEAL, from the coding sequence ATGGCGGATATCCGGTTGGAGGGGATCGTCAAGGATTACGGCTCGGTGCGGGCGATCCATGGCGTCAGCCTGAACATCCAGGACGGGGAATTCGTCGCGTTCGTCGGGCCGTCGGGATGCGGCAAGTCGACGATGCTGCGGATGATCGCTGGGCTGGAGGAGATTTCGGGCGGCGTCCTGAAGATCGGCGAGCGGGTCGTCAACGACGTGGAGCCGCGCGATCGGGACGTGGCCATGGTGTTCCAGGACTACGCGCTATACCCGCATATGAGCGTTGCCGAGAATATCGGATTCGGCTTGAAAATGAGGGGCTTGAAGGCTTCCGAGATCGAACCGAAGGTGCGCGAGGCGGCACGTATCCTCCAGATCGAGGCCTATCTCGACCGCAAGCCGGGCCAGCTTTCGGGCGGTCAGCGCCAGCGCGTGGCCATGGGCAGGGCCATCGTGAGGAAGCCGGCGGTGTTCCTGTTCGACGAGCCGCTGTCGAACCTCGACGCCAAGCTCCGCGTCGAAATGCGTACGCAAATCAAGCGCTTGCACGCGATGCTGAAGACCACGACGGTCTATGTCACCCATGACCAGACGGAAGCGATGACGCTGGCCGACCGGGTGGTGGTGCTGCGCGGGGGTAAAATCGTCCAGCAGGGCCACCCGATCGAGCTCTACAGCCGGCCGAACTGCCGCTTCGTCGGCGAGTTCATCGGCTCGCCGCAGATGAACGTGTTCAGCGGAAACATAGACAGATCAGGCGGTTCGCCGGTGCTGCGGGTGGGCGATGCGGCCCTGCGGCTGGGCGAGGTGGCGGCCGCCGACGGGGCGCGGATCGATGTCGGCATCCGCCCCGAACACCTGGCCTTTGCCGGGGACAAGGGCGGCGCCATCGCGCCGGTGGTGGAGGTTTTCGAGCCTCTCGGCTCCGACACGATGGCGATCTGCCGGCTCGGCGGCCAGGAACTGACGGCCCGGCTGGCGCCGACCGTGGCGCTGCGTCCGAACGAGAGGATAAGTCTCGATTACGCGCTTGCGGACCTGCATTACTTCGACGGCGAAAATGGCGCCCGGATCGAGGCTCTCTGA